Proteins encoded in a region of the Vitis riparia cultivar Riparia Gloire de Montpellier isolate 1030 chromosome 7, EGFV_Vit.rip_1.0, whole genome shotgun sequence genome:
- the LOC117917958 gene encoding putative disease resistance protein RGA3 isoform X3, protein MLLKDEAGESNFGVIPIVGIGGMGKTTLAQFIYRDDKIVKQFEPRVWVCVSDESDVEKLTKIILNAVSPDEIRDGDDFNQVQLKLSKSLAGKRFLLVLDDVWNIKSYEQWNQLRAPFKSGKGGSKIVVTTRDTNVASLMRADNYHHFLRPLSHDDCWSVFVEHAFESKNVDEHPNLKSIGEKIVQKCSGLPLAAKMVGGLLRSKLQVEAWKRVLDSNIWNNSECGIVPILRLSYQHLPPHLKRCFAYCALFPKDYEFEEKQLILLWMAEGLIHHAKGDNRQIEDSGMLPCLIPSFLGILPSAWKYVLQKR, encoded by the exons ATGCTGTTGAAAGATGAAGCAGGTGAAAGCAACTTTGGGGTCATTCCCATTGTAGGCATAGGTGGCATGGGGAAAACTACACTGGCCCAGTTCATATACAGGGATGATAAGATAGTGAAGCAGTTTGAGCCAAGGGTGTGGGTGTGTGTTTCAGATGAGAGTGACGTAGAGAAGTTGACGAAGATAATACTGAATGCAGTGTCTCCAGATGAAATACGTGATGGGGATGACTTTAATCAAGTGCAACTCAAGTTAAGCAAGAGTCTGGCTGGAAAAAGGTTTTTGCTAGTTTTAGATGATGTGTGGAACATTAAAAGCTACGAGCAATGGAATCAGCTGCGTGCCCCATTCAAGTCTGGGAAAGGAGGAAGTAAAATCGTTGTAACAACACGAGATACAAATGTTGCATCACTGATGAGAGCAGACAATTATCACCATTTTCTCAGGCCTTTATCTCATGATGATTGTTGGTCGGTGTTTGTGGAGCATGCCTTTGAAAGTAAAAATGTTGATGAACATCCAAATCTGAAATCCATTGGTGAAAAGATAGTACAAAAATGCAGTGGCTTACCCTTAGCAGCAAAGATGGTTGGTGGACTTTTACGCTCCAAATTACAAGTTGAAGCATGGAAACGTGTATTGGATAGCAACATTTGGAATAACAGTGAATGCGGTATTGTCCCCATATTAAGATTAAGCTATCAACATCTGCCTCCACATTTAAAGAGATGTTTTGCTTATTGTGCATTGTTTCCTAAGGATTATGAATTTGAGGAGAAGCAGTTAATTTTACTATGGATGGCCGAAGGTTTAATTCATCATGCAAAAGGAGATAATCGGCAAATAGAAGATTCAG GAATGCTCCCTTGTTTAATACCAAGTTTTCTTGGGATTCTGCCATCTGCTTGGAAATATGTATTGCAAAAAAGGTAG
- the LOC117917958 gene encoding putative disease resistance protein RGA3 isoform X2 produces the protein MLLKDEAGESNFGVIPIVGIGGMGKTTLAQFIYRDDKIVKQFEPRVWVCVSDESDVEKLTKIILNAVSPDEIRDGDDFNQVQLKLSKSLAGKRFLLVLDDVWNIKSYEQWNQLRAPFKSGKGGSKIVVTTRDTNVASLMRADNYHHFLRPLSHDDCWSVFVEHAFESKNVDEHPNLKSIGEKIVQKCSGLPLAAKMVGGLLRSKLQVEAWKRVLDSNIWNNSECGIVPILRLSYQHLPPHLKRCFAYCALFPKDYEFEEKQLILLWMAEGLIHHAKGDNRQIEDSGMLPCLIPSFLGILPSAWKYVLQKS, from the exons ATGCTGTTGAAAGATGAAGCAGGTGAAAGCAACTTTGGGGTCATTCCCATTGTAGGCATAGGTGGCATGGGGAAAACTACACTGGCCCAGTTCATATACAGGGATGATAAGATAGTGAAGCAGTTTGAGCCAAGGGTGTGGGTGTGTGTTTCAGATGAGAGTGACGTAGAGAAGTTGACGAAGATAATACTGAATGCAGTGTCTCCAGATGAAATACGTGATGGGGATGACTTTAATCAAGTGCAACTCAAGTTAAGCAAGAGTCTGGCTGGAAAAAGGTTTTTGCTAGTTTTAGATGATGTGTGGAACATTAAAAGCTACGAGCAATGGAATCAGCTGCGTGCCCCATTCAAGTCTGGGAAAGGAGGAAGTAAAATCGTTGTAACAACACGAGATACAAATGTTGCATCACTGATGAGAGCAGACAATTATCACCATTTTCTCAGGCCTTTATCTCATGATGATTGTTGGTCGGTGTTTGTGGAGCATGCCTTTGAAAGTAAAAATGTTGATGAACATCCAAATCTGAAATCCATTGGTGAAAAGATAGTACAAAAATGCAGTGGCTTACCCTTAGCAGCAAAGATGGTTGGTGGACTTTTACGCTCCAAATTACAAGTTGAAGCATGGAAACGTGTATTGGATAGCAACATTTGGAATAACAGTGAATGCGGTATTGTCCCCATATTAAGATTAAGCTATCAACATCTGCCTCCACATTTAAAGAGATGTTTTGCTTATTGTGCATTGTTTCCTAAGGATTATGAATTTGAGGAGAAGCAGTTAATTTTACTATGGATGGCCGAAGGTTTAATTCATCATGCAAAAGGAGATAATCGGCAAATAGAAGATTCAG GAATGCTCCCTTGTTTAATACCAAGTTTTCTTGGGATTCTGCCATCTGCTTGGAAATATGTATTGCAAAAAAG CTGA
- the LOC117917957 gene encoding putative disease resistance RPP13-like protein 1 has translation MEVVGESILSAALEVLFGKLASPDLLKFARQEEVIAELEGWKRELRMINEVLDEAEEKQVTKLSVKEWVDDLRDLAYDMEDVLDEFATELLRRRLIADRANQVATTSKVRSLIPTCFTGFNPVGEVKFNIEMGSKIKAITGRLDDISNRKAKLGFNMVPGVEKSAKRFASGAAPTWQRPPTTSLINEPVHGRDEDKKVIIDMLLKDEAGESNFGVIPIVGLGGMGKTTLAQFIYKDDEIVEHFEPRAWVCVSDESDVENLTKKILNAVSPAEIRDGDDFNQVQLKLSKSLAAGKRFLLVLDDVWNIKSYEQWNQLRAPFKSGKGGSKIVVTTRDTNVASLMRADNYHHFLRPLSHDDCWSVFVEHAFESKNVDEHPKLKSIGEKIVQKCSGLPLAAKMVGGLLRSKLQVEAWKRVLDSNIWNTSECGL, from the exons ATGGAGGTTGTTGGAGAGTCCATTCTTTCTGCTGCCCTTGAAGTTCTATTTGGTAAGCTGGCTTCCCCCGACTTGCTCAAGTTTGCACGCCAGGAGGAGGTCATTGCTGAACTGGAAGGGTGGAAGAGGGAACTGCGGATGATTAATGAAGTCCTGGACGAAGCCGAGGAGAAGCAGGTAACAAAGTTGTCCGTGAAAGAGTGGGTAGACGATCTCCGAGACTTGGCCTACGACATGGAGGATGTGCTGGATGAGTTCGCCACCGAGCTGTTGCGACGCAGGTTGATTGCAGATCGTGCTAATCAGGTGGCCACCACAAGTAAGGTACGGAGCCTCATCCCCACTTGCTTTACTGGTTTCAATCCTGTTGGTGAAGTTAAGTTTAATATTGAAATGGGCTCCAAGATCAAGGCAATCACTGGGCGGTTAGACGATATTTCAAACCGGAAAGCTAAGCTGGGTTTTAATATGGTCCCGGGTGTTGAAAAAAGTGCGAAAAGGTTTGCATCTGGAGCAGCTCCTACTTGGCAACGACCCCCCACTACATCTTTGATTAATGAACCTGTTCACGGGAGGgatgaagataaaaaagttattattgACATGCTGTTGAAAGATGAAGCAGGTGAAAGCAACTTTGGGGTCATTCCCATTGTTGGCTTAGGTGGGATGGGGAAAACTACACTCGCCCAGTTCATATACAAGGATGATGAGATAGTGGAGCATTTTGAGCCAAGGGCGTGGGTGTGTGTATCGGATGAGAGCGATGTTGAGAATTTAACAAAGAAGATTCTCAATGCCGTCTCTCCGGCTGAAATTCGTGATGGGGATGACTTTAATCAAGTGCAACTCAAGCTAAGCAAGAGTCTGGCGGCTGGAAAAAGGTTTTTGCTAGTTTTAGACGATGTGTGGAACATTAAAAGCTACGAGCAATGGAATCAGCTGCGTGCCCCATTCAAGTCTGGGAAAGGAGGAAGTAAAATCGTTGTAACAACACGAGATACAAATGTTGCATCACTGATGAGAGCAGACAATTATCACCATTTTCTCAGGCCTTTATCTCATGATGATTGTTGGTCGGTGTTTGTGGAGCATGCCTTTGAAAGTAAAAATGTTGATGAACATCCGAAATTGAAATCCATTGGTGAAAAGATAGTACAAAAATGCAGTGGCTTACCCTTAGCAGCAAAGATGGTCGGTGGACTTTTACGCTCCAAATTACAAGTTGAAGCATGGAAACGTGTATTGGATAGCAACATTTGGAATACCAGTGAATGCG GATTATGA
- the LOC117917958 gene encoding putative disease resistance protein RGA3 isoform X1 → MLLKDEAGESNFGVIPIVGIGGMGKTTLAQFIYRDDKIVKQFEPRVWVCVSDESDVEKLTKIILNAVSPDEIRDGDDFNQVQLKLSKSLAGKRFLLVLDDVWNIKSYEQWNQLRAPFKSGKGGSKIVVTTRDTNVASLMRADNYHHFLRPLSHDDCWSVFVEHAFESKNVDEHPNLKSIGEKIVQKCSGLPLAAKMVGGLLRSKLQVEAWKRVLDSNIWNNSECGIVPILRLSYQHLPPHLKRCFAYCALFPKDYEFEEKQLILLWMAEGLIHHAKGDNRQIEDSGMLPCLIPSFLGILPSAWKYVLQKRAHDKTPPKSEKFKKVSRQRPLQPIQWACSAHEIHQKVKLTAW, encoded by the exons ATGCTGTTGAAAGATGAAGCAGGTGAAAGCAACTTTGGGGTCATTCCCATTGTAGGCATAGGTGGCATGGGGAAAACTACACTGGCCCAGTTCATATACAGGGATGATAAGATAGTGAAGCAGTTTGAGCCAAGGGTGTGGGTGTGTGTTTCAGATGAGAGTGACGTAGAGAAGTTGACGAAGATAATACTGAATGCAGTGTCTCCAGATGAAATACGTGATGGGGATGACTTTAATCAAGTGCAACTCAAGTTAAGCAAGAGTCTGGCTGGAAAAAGGTTTTTGCTAGTTTTAGATGATGTGTGGAACATTAAAAGCTACGAGCAATGGAATCAGCTGCGTGCCCCATTCAAGTCTGGGAAAGGAGGAAGTAAAATCGTTGTAACAACACGAGATACAAATGTTGCATCACTGATGAGAGCAGACAATTATCACCATTTTCTCAGGCCTTTATCTCATGATGATTGTTGGTCGGTGTTTGTGGAGCATGCCTTTGAAAGTAAAAATGTTGATGAACATCCAAATCTGAAATCCATTGGTGAAAAGATAGTACAAAAATGCAGTGGCTTACCCTTAGCAGCAAAGATGGTTGGTGGACTTTTACGCTCCAAATTACAAGTTGAAGCATGGAAACGTGTATTGGATAGCAACATTTGGAATAACAGTGAATGCGGTATTGTCCCCATATTAAGATTAAGCTATCAACATCTGCCTCCACATTTAAAGAGATGTTTTGCTTATTGTGCATTGTTTCCTAAGGATTATGAATTTGAGGAGAAGCAGTTAATTTTACTATGGATGGCCGAAGGTTTAATTCATCATGCAAAAGGAGATAATCGGCAAATAGAAGATTCAG GAATGCTCCCTTGTTTAATACCAAGTTTTCTTGGGATTCTGCCATCTGCTTGGAAATATGTATTGCAAAAAAG GGCACATGACAAAACCCCCCCAAAATCTGAGAAGTTCAAGAAAGTAAGTAGACAAAGACCATTGCAACCTATCCAG TGGGCATGCTCTGCCCATGAGATACATCAGAAGGTGAAGCTTACGGCTTGGTAA